From the genome of Treponema peruense:
AAAACCGCCTTCAAGCTGGCCCTTGTCTATTGAAATGATTCCGCCGCGGACAGTTTCTGCCATGTATGCGCCGGTATTCATCATGAGTACGATAAGCGATGCCAGAAACGGAGAAATATCTATTCCGGAATTTTTAAGGCCGTAATAAAAAACCATAGCCTGAACCATCATAGGAGTTCCGCGGAATACAGCAACAAAAGCCGAGCACAGGGGCTTAAGAACCCTGAACACAATTTTTCTTCCTATTCCGTCTCCTTTGGCAATAGGGGTTGCCTGAACAAGACCAATGGCAAATCCTAAAATGTATCCCAATATAGTTCCTAAAATGGCAATCTCAAGGGTAAGAACTGTTCCTTTCAAAAAATAGTTCCAGTAGTTCTTGAATATGTACCATAGCCAGTAAAGCAAACCTTGATTGTTCATAGTAAAATCCTAAGCTGTTAAATAATTTGCACTCCAGGGTCTTAGGGCGGTAAGCCCTAGGAGATGGGGGTGTGGAGGCAACG
Proteins encoded in this window:
- a CDS encoding amino acid ABC transporter permease, with the protein product MNNQGLLYWLWYIFKNYWNYFLKGTVLTLEIAILGTILGYILGFAIGLVQATPIAKGDGIGRKIVFRVLKPLCSAFVAVFRGTPMMVQAMVFYYGLKNSGIDISPFLASLIVLMMNTGAYMAETVRGGIISIDKGQLEGGFALGMSHTKTMFCVILPQAFRNIVPEMVNQFLTNLKMTSVLNVIGVYELYFATKSAAGIYYRYFESYIICAIFYFIICSVFTKILKSVEKKAFEQKDYELAVQYMGDSAE